The Candidatus Koribacter versatilis Ellin345 genome has a segment encoding these proteins:
- a CDS encoding ferritin-like domain-containing protein gives MPENKIEEVDILNFALNLEYLEAEFYTYATTGKSITTFGVGARGGANGDNPANGGTTKGGAKVSFSKEESILHDIAAQIAADERAHVVLLRGALGSSAVAMPNIDLSALGFGFANQSDFLRAARILEDIGVTAYSGAAGMLRTPGIITAAAGLLGAEAEHAAAIRTHIARLKIETTAMDGVDLAPPPSGDARQVLSIKLSDGLIASRTAGEVLYLAFGGKAGAKQGGFFPTGLNGTIVSSTQAAAAEKVAA, from the coding sequence ATGCCTGAAAACAAAATTGAGGAAGTAGATATTTTGAACTTTGCTCTTAACTTGGAATACCTTGAGGCAGAGTTTTATACGTACGCAACCACCGGTAAGTCGATTACGACCTTTGGCGTTGGGGCGAGAGGCGGCGCGAACGGCGACAATCCAGCAAACGGTGGCACCACAAAGGGAGGCGCCAAGGTCAGCTTCTCCAAGGAAGAATCCATCCTTCACGATATCGCAGCGCAAATCGCCGCCGATGAACGCGCCCATGTAGTGTTGCTTCGGGGCGCGCTCGGCTCATCGGCGGTTGCGATGCCCAACATTGACCTAAGTGCGCTTGGTTTCGGCTTCGCGAACCAAAGCGATTTTCTCCGAGCGGCCCGCATTCTCGAGGACATCGGCGTGACCGCATACTCTGGAGCCGCCGGTATGCTCAGGACGCCCGGCATCATTACGGCGGCGGCCGGCCTTCTAGGCGCGGAGGCGGAACATGCTGCGGCGATACGGACGCACATTGCACGTTTGAAGATAGAGACAACAGCGATGGATGGTGTAGACCTGGCGCCTCCGCCAAGCGGCGACGCAAGACAGGTTCTCTCAATCAAATTGAGCGATGGGTTGATCGCGAGCAGGACAGCTGGCGAGGTGCTCTATCTTGCGTTCGGAGGGAAAGCGGGAGCCAAACAGGGCGGCTTCTTCCCGACTGGTCTCAACGGCACCATCGTCTCAAGCACCCAAGCAGCGGCAGCGGAGAAGGTTGCCGCTTAG
- a CDS encoding c-type cytochrome: MKLNTRSRVAWMVVVLVVMLTVIALMRFDLAALPEPGPVETRLANLSKRYFVYRSSRQGIPPRPMDTKASVVSGSTQYGLDCDVCHAADGRSQQPPGQLMYPRATDLTSKQVQSYSDQELFWIIQNGIRYTGMPGFRDVESPDHIWDVVNYVRTLPAQSKEGDETK; this comes from the coding sequence GTGAAATTGAACACGCGATCACGAGTGGCCTGGATGGTCGTTGTGCTCGTGGTGATGTTGACCGTGATAGCGCTGATGCGGTTTGACTTGGCGGCGCTGCCCGAACCGGGGCCGGTAGAAACGCGGTTGGCTAATTTGTCCAAACGTTATTTCGTTTACCGCTCCAGCCGGCAGGGAATTCCGCCACGCCCCATGGATACGAAAGCGAGCGTTGTAAGCGGTAGTACGCAGTACGGACTCGATTGCGACGTATGTCACGCCGCGGACGGCCGCTCACAACAACCACCGGGACAGCTAATGTACCCACGCGCAACCGACCTCACAAGCAAGCAAGTGCAGAGCTACTCAGACCAGGAGTTGTTTTGGATCATCCAGAATGGAATCCGCTACACCGGAATGCCGGGTTTCCGTGACGTGGAAAGCCCAGATCATATTTGGGATGTTGTGAACTATGTCCGGACTCTGCCGGCTCAGTCGAAAGAAGGTGATGAAACGAAATAG
- a CDS encoding cytochrome P460 family protein translates to MQKYLLWIYIFTVGLFIAGAFMVPAKPVAAQAKNASSKQSSVVFNADGTVNVPDPHVYRRWVFVGAPLTPEALNNGKFNCDEPGGCTKSNFPEYHHVYIEQKNVDAYLKTGEFPEGTVIVKELTRVLDPKFPDGSRKEPSGRGYFNGAFNGIDMSVKDSKRFAKTNGWGFFTFGHHPLPYNKTSAERPATECAGCHLANVADTDMTWIQFYPLLLDKDPK, encoded by the coding sequence ATGCAGAAGTATTTGTTGTGGATATACATCTTCACAGTTGGGCTGTTCATCGCAGGCGCTTTCATGGTGCCCGCGAAACCGGTTGCTGCCCAGGCTAAGAACGCCAGTAGTAAGCAGTCGAGCGTGGTCTTTAACGCTGATGGCACCGTGAATGTACCAGATCCCCACGTTTACCGCAGGTGGGTCTTTGTCGGCGCTCCCCTGACTCCCGAGGCCCTCAATAATGGCAAGTTCAACTGCGACGAGCCCGGCGGTTGTACCAAATCGAACTTCCCCGAGTATCACCATGTCTATATCGAACAGAAAAATGTCGATGCATATCTGAAAACAGGCGAATTTCCGGAAGGAACGGTCATTGTAAAGGAACTCACCCGGGTTCTTGACCCAAAGTTCCCAGATGGTTCTCGGAAGGAACCTTCCGGACGTGGATACTTCAACGGCGCCTTCAACGGCATCGACATGTCTGTCAAAGACAGTAAGCGGTTCGCAAAGACGAACGGCTGGGGCTTCTTCACATTTGGGCATCATCCGTTGCCATATAACAAGACCTCCGCGGAAAGGCCTGCGACTGAGTGTGCGGGGTGCCACCTCGCCAATGTCGCGGACACAGACATGACTTGGATTCAGTTCTACCCATTGCTTCTGGATAAGGATCCAAAGTAA